In Anaerobacillus isosaccharinicus, one genomic interval encodes:
- a CDS encoding DUF2768 family protein: MTDGLIKMWISFIAMGLMFFAVLGSVFARKKLTGILQKIVLGIVFVLIIISFFIIFLLVINVPTV; this comes from the coding sequence ATGACTGATGGTTTAATTAAAATGTGGATATCGTTTATTGCAATGGGTTTAATGTTCTTTGCGGTTCTAGGTTCCGTATTTGCAAGGAAAAAGTTGACTGGTATATTGCAAAAAATAGTATTAGGAATCGTGTTTGTTTTGATCATTATTTCTTTTTTTATCATCTTTTTACTCGTGATAAATGTCCCTACCGTTTAA
- a CDS encoding stage VI sporulation protein F, which yields MQNNNFFDNLEKKTNVKQQDIFNLANSVNGANFQDEQTVRNLIQQVSKLANKPVPKEKEDELVKTIVNNNMPLDFASLAKMFGKK from the coding sequence GTGCAAAATAATAATTTCTTCGATAATCTAGAAAAGAAAACGAATGTAAAGCAACAAGATATATTTAATTTGGCTAATTCTGTGAACGGTGCCAACTTTCAAGATGAACAAACTGTACGTAACCTTATTCAACAAGTGTCAAAATTAGCGAATAAACCGGTTCCTAAAGAGAAAGAAGATGAACTAGTTAAGACAATCGTTAATAATAACATGCCACTAGATTTTGCTTCTCTTGCAAAAATGTTTGGTAAAAAATAG
- a CDS encoding NAD(P)H-dependent glycerol-3-phosphate dehydrogenase, whose amino-acid sequence MANIAVLGAGSWGSALSIVLSDNNHQVRLWGRDKKQIQEINEKHTNEKYLPGITLPKNVIGFTNLQESLAEVETILLVVPTKAMREVLNDIGRHLKKEVTFVHASKGIEPDSLKRISEMIEEEIPESLRKSVVVLSGPSHAEEVSLRQPTTVTSSSLQIEAAEYVQDLFMNMHFRVYTNPDLIGVELGGALKNIIALGAGLTNGLGFGDNAKAALMTRGLAEIARLGIKLGANPLTFAGLSGLGDLIVTCTSVHSRNWRAGNLLGQGKSLEEVLTSMGMAVEGVRTTKAAYQLASREGVEMPITTVLYDVLFNNKQPQVALDELMGRVKTHEVENLSL is encoded by the coding sequence GCGCCTTTGGGGCCGAGATAAAAAACAAATCCAGGAAATAAATGAAAAACATACAAATGAAAAATATTTGCCAGGAATTACTCTACCTAAAAATGTCATTGGCTTTACAAATCTTCAAGAATCACTAGCTGAAGTCGAAACTATTTTACTCGTCGTACCAACGAAGGCAATGAGAGAAGTACTTAATGATATTGGACGACACTTAAAAAAAGAGGTAACTTTCGTTCATGCGAGTAAGGGGATTGAACCTGATAGTTTAAAACGTATTTCTGAAATGATTGAGGAAGAAATCCCAGAAAGTTTACGCAAATCTGTTGTTGTCTTATCTGGACCAAGTCATGCTGAAGAAGTAAGTCTCCGTCAACCAACTACTGTCACAAGTTCATCACTACAAATTGAAGCAGCAGAATATGTACAAGATTTGTTTATGAACATGCACTTTCGTGTTTATACGAATCCTGATTTAATTGGAGTCGAGCTTGGTGGAGCTTTGAAAAATATCATCGCCCTTGGTGCCGGATTAACGAATGGTCTTGGCTTTGGTGATAATGCAAAAGCTGCTCTTATGACGAGAGGGTTAGCGGAAATTGCTCGCCTTGGTATTAAACTTGGAGCAAATCCATTGACGTTTGCTGGTCTCTCAGGCTTAGGCGATTTAATTGTTACGTGTACAAGTGTCCATAGCCGAAATTGGCGCGCAGGTAACTTGCTTGGCCAAGGAAAATCACTAGAAGAGGTTTTAACGAGTATGGGGATGGCTGTAGAAGGAGTTCGTACTACAAAAGCTGCCTACCAGCTTGCAAGCCGTGAAGGCGTAGAAATGCCTATTACAACCGTTTTATATGATGTTTTATTTAATAACAAGCAACCTCAGGTAGCTCTGGATGAGCTAATGGGTCGAGTGAAAACTCACGAAGTAGAAAATTTAAGCTTATAA